The genomic segment ATGTGGCTGGACGGTTTCTCATGGGAGAAGGCCCATGCTCGAACCACGGAGTGGCGGATCAAGGAAGCGATCGCGGTTGGAGCCGACGTCCTCGCCGTGGCCTGTTCGTACGAGACGCCTCGCTTCGAGGATGCGGTCAAGAGTACCGGAAATGAAGGCAAACTCATGGTGAGGGATATCGCCGAACTGCTCGCTGAGGCCCTATTCGGCTAGGAGATCACGCTATGGACATTATCGTTCTCGTCAAATTTGTTCCCGACCTGGTGGAAGATCTGGAGATCGACGCGCAGTCCGGTCTGCTGGATCGGAGCTTCTTGCGGCTGATCCCCAACGAGTTGGATGAGCATGCCCTCGAAGAGGCGTTGCTGCTGAAGGAGCGGCACGGCGGAACGGTTACCGTGATCACCGTCGATACCGGCGACGTGGACGAAAGCCTTTATACCGCTGCCGCCAAGGGCGTCGACCGGCTGATCAAGATCACCGGTGAGGGCTTCGATCAGGGCGTCACGAACCAGGCACTTGCCGTCATTTTTCAGAGCGTGATGGGAGACATGGCGTTTGATCTCATCCTGACCGGCACGCAGGCGGTTGACGATCTCGACGGCTTCGTCGGCGCGATGCTGGCCGAGCGCATGGGCCTTCCCTACGTCGGCTACGTCACCCGGGTGGAGGCGGAGAATGGGACGATGGTCGCACGCAAAGAGTATCCAGGCGGCCTGAATGCAGACATCGAGGTCCGTCAACCGGCCGTCCTTGGTATTCAAGCAGCCGAGAAGCCGCCC from the Phycisphaerae bacterium genome contains:
- a CDS encoding electron transfer flavoprotein subunit beta, whose amino-acid sequence is MDIIVLVKFVPDLVEDLEIDAQSGLLDRSFLRLIPNELDEHALEEALLLKERHGGTVTVITVDTGDVDESLYTAAAKGVDRLIKITGEGFDQGVTNQALAVIFQSVMGDMAFDLILTGTQAVDDLDGFVGAMLAERMGLPYVGYVTRVEAENGTMVARKEYPGGLNADIEVRQPAVLGIQAAEKPP